A section of the Vespa velutina chromosome 6, iVesVel2.1, whole genome shotgun sequence genome encodes:
- the LOC124949936 gene encoding uncharacterized protein LOC124949936 isoform X3 has protein sequence MQDNTTPPPLRTNFSCFGRAMGFYADIEADCKVYHTCDDHGNKFSYRCPEETAFRQDALICDHARLVDCRATTYDDKKSLRGSRSEEESLGLSVPSFFNVPPPLDNSNDHHSFSRSFQVIQPPDKSLTDKAQPGFVFSASVFLRNQKDHDSHRKSMNAQETEFILDPSRCNRNEEHKTTGFNSNNQVSHFSSTPRPFSHGPYPKEDPNRFSSFTRSDLGTKNLHGRTFVNVPMISRKTQPPRKDLFHTTTTTTTTTTTTNVFSLSTKLPTNDITRVNSNTYNNRDYPYFETLRSIQANAMSTTTPRTTIATTEIPVHALTMSLKPLVPNELEYDPYYPRTPASTEAYYTDSHLSKDSESFRFTTQPPWSGIHFEIPAVLPDLNTLEDLVDRRKLFYIPRVTRH, from the exons ATGCAAGAC AATACGACACCTCCGCCATTGAGAACAAATTTCTCATGTTTCGGTAGAGCAATGGGATTCTATGCGGACATTGAGGCAGACTGCAAGGTCTATCATACGTGCGACGATCATGGTAACAAGTTCAGCTATCGTTGCCCGGAAGAAACAGCCTTCCGACAGGATGCCTTGATTTGTGATCACGCGAGACTCGTCGATTGTCGTGCTACTACTTACGACGATAAAAAGTCGCTTCGTGGAAGTAGAAGCGAAGAGGAGAGCTTAGGCTTGAGCGTACCTTCGTTCTTCAATGTTCCACCGCCGTTGGATAATTCGAACGATCATCATTCCTTTTCTAGATCCTTCCAGGTGATCCAACCTCCCGATAAATCACTGACCGATAAGGCACAACCCGGCTTTGTTTTCAGTGCCAGTGTTTTCTTGAGAAATCAGAAAGATCACGATTCCCATAGGAAATCAATGAACGCTCAGGAGActgaatttattttagatcCATCTCGATGCAATCGCAATGAAGAACACAAAACGACAGGGTTCAATTCGAATAACCAGGTCTCACACTTTTCTTCGACTCCTCGCCCATTTTCTCATGGTCCTTATCCCAAAGAAGACCCCAATCGATTTTCCAGTTTCACGAGGTCAGATTTAGGAACGAAGAATTTACATGGTCGAACGTTCGTCAATGTGCCAATGATTTCCAGAAAAACTCAGCCACCTCGAAAGGATCTTTTCcataccactactactactactactactactactactaccaacGTTTTCTCTTTAAGCACGAAATTACCAACGAACGATATTACTAGGGTCAACTCGAACACTTACAACAATAGAGATTATCCTTATTTTGAAACGCTCAGATCGATCCAGGCCAATGCTATGAGCACGACTACGCCAAGAACAACGATAGCCACCACAGAAATTCCTGTTCATGCTCTTACTATGTCTTTGAAGCCTTTAGTACCCAATGAACTGGAATATGATCCCTATTATCCAAGGACACCTGCGTCTACAGAAGCTTATTACACCGATAGTCACCTCAGCAAAGATTCCGAATCCTTTCGGTTTACGACGCAACCACCTTGGTCAGGTATCCACTTTGAAATACCAGCTGTTTTACCTGATCTCAACACCTTAGAGGATCTCGTAGATCGtcgaaaattattctatattccCCGTGTTACCAGACATTGA
- the LOC124949936 gene encoding uncharacterized protein LOC124949936 isoform X1: MEVRVESWILGIILHFTAFIVLVHPEEVFNTTPPPLRTNFSCFGRAMGFYADIEADCKVYHTCDDHGNKFSYRCPEETAFRQDALICDHARLVDCRATTYDDKKSLRGSRSEEESLGLSVPSFFNVPPPLDNSNDHHSFSRSFQVIQPPDKSLTDKAQPGFVFSASVFLRNQKDHDSHRKSMNAQETEFILDPSRCNRNEEHKTTGFNSNNQVSHFSSTPRPFSHGPYPKEDPNRFSSFTRSDLGTKNLHGRTFVNVPMISRKTQPPRKDLFHTTTTTTTTTTTTNVFSLSTKLPTNDITRVNSNTYNNRDYPYFETLRSIQANAMSTTTPRTTIATTEIPVHALTMSLKPLVPNELEYDPYYPRTPASTEAYYTDSHLSKDSESFRFTTQPPWSGIHFEIPAVLPDLNTLEDLVDRRKLFYIPRVTRH, encoded by the exons ATGGAAGTCCGAGTCGAATCGTGGATCCTCGGAATCATTCTACATTTTACCGCATTCATCGTTCTTGTACATCCTGAAGAAGTCTTC AATACGACACCTCCGCCATTGAGAACAAATTTCTCATGTTTCGGTAGAGCAATGGGATTCTATGCGGACATTGAGGCAGACTGCAAGGTCTATCATACGTGCGACGATCATGGTAACAAGTTCAGCTATCGTTGCCCGGAAGAAACAGCCTTCCGACAGGATGCCTTGATTTGTGATCACGCGAGACTCGTCGATTGTCGTGCTACTACTTACGACGATAAAAAGTCGCTTCGTGGAAGTAGAAGCGAAGAGGAGAGCTTAGGCTTGAGCGTACCTTCGTTCTTCAATGTTCCACCGCCGTTGGATAATTCGAACGATCATCATTCCTTTTCTAGATCCTTCCAGGTGATCCAACCTCCCGATAAATCACTGACCGATAAGGCACAACCCGGCTTTGTTTTCAGTGCCAGTGTTTTCTTGAGAAATCAGAAAGATCACGATTCCCATAGGAAATCAATGAACGCTCAGGAGActgaatttattttagatcCATCTCGATGCAATCGCAATGAAGAACACAAAACGACAGGGTTCAATTCGAATAACCAGGTCTCACACTTTTCTTCGACTCCTCGCCCATTTTCTCATGGTCCTTATCCCAAAGAAGACCCCAATCGATTTTCCAGTTTCACGAGGTCAGATTTAGGAACGAAGAATTTACATGGTCGAACGTTCGTCAATGTGCCAATGATTTCCAGAAAAACTCAGCCACCTCGAAAGGATCTTTTCcataccactactactactactactactactactactaccaacGTTTTCTCTTTAAGCACGAAATTACCAACGAACGATATTACTAGGGTCAACTCGAACACTTACAACAATAGAGATTATCCTTATTTTGAAACGCTCAGATCGATCCAGGCCAATGCTATGAGCACGACTACGCCAAGAACAACGATAGCCACCACAGAAATTCCTGTTCATGCTCTTACTATGTCTTTGAAGCCTTTAGTACCCAATGAACTGGAATATGATCCCTATTATCCAAGGACACCTGCGTCTACAGAAGCTTATTACACCGATAGTCACCTCAGCAAAGATTCCGAATCCTTTCGGTTTACGACGCAACCACCTTGGTCAGGTATCCACTTTGAAATACCAGCTGTTTTACCTGATCTCAACACCTTAGAGGATCTCGTAGATCGtcgaaaattattctatattccCCGTGTTACCAGACATTGA
- the LOC124949933 gene encoding uncharacterized protein LOC124949933 isoform X1, producing the protein MILKEFLLQLSTLRELLEPIKQTALKMKQLSQLKDEVPQTEIVCHQLRQTNDQLREPEDVSSTCQLCGMKFDELMSNTNDCQVQQEGNIFEESDKVDGSISVRIISRPETETQYIVDDLLLNLIRQITSYILETSQKQQEELESEKKEVSLCRRTKKACSLYSDCLKPRSITTTDEEYSEVQNRGVQFQKCLQQEPSIVDDDSFSIQSYEYVRTMDVGCECKVERKHDELDGTNNRSLDRQEELDYEDHSNISFDSFLNILTKLITRNETTDYLENINITEPIYSIKPKCGDLCEDPTSSMSSKKDKCIDCTCEFDSQVMSPNKIEIINEQSYSVENFESMSMEIGSKKDVGTSTYSISVFSQITSTLQIKSTKSQKLSCSTQCDIGPECKWSFNTGSQATSVSDTQKRIKKRDHSNSEEFCPCKCGYFLEGESTCSCECIRYSNSPCIAPSDLKKVKKKTKRTISPTSDLKIPDQKSSGSNKPTKSEKSNYEINCQFCSCNEYSSVNIPIDPIVKRMNNIIDGQDTISDSQGKCESNCKHSKDDKQLDLEEEARKLQQKIESYKKENEYYRELIQACSSCQKNTEILSCPPPIRATYSGLATAIEILQSKCRSKDSMIAILAEGLRGVVNYAQIAKNLAAPCLEYTYWDFDRSALYTYLRKTMSKLSVEKRINSTLSSNETVKEHDKAFLDSSCDDTVPPSPTDFKVVQEFCKCLLLSWKIPENLENVAGYRIYVNG; encoded by the exons atgattttaaaagaattcttgTTGCAGTTATCGACGTTACGTGAACTTTTAGAGCCAATTAAACAAACAGCGCTCAAAATGAAACAACTTAGCCAATTAAAAGACGAGGTACCTCAAACTGAAATCGTCTGTCATCAATTAAGGCAAACAAACGAT cAGCTTCGTGAGCCTGAAGATGTATCTTCGACTTGTCAATTGTGTGGAATGAAGTTTGACGAACTTATGTCGAATACGAATGATTGTCAAGTGCAGCAAGAAGGCAACATCTTCGAGGAAAGTGATAAAGTGGATGGTAGTATTTCTGTTCGAATAATATCAAGACCAGAAACTGAAACTCAATACATTGTTGATGATCTTCTTTTAAATCTCATTCGACAGATA ACATCCTACATATTAGAGACTTCGCAGAAGCAACAAGAAGAATTGGAgtctgaaaagaaagaagtatcaTTATgtagaagaacgaaaaaag CATGCTCGTTATATTCTGATTGTTTAAAACCTCGATCAATAACAACTACCGATGAGGAATACAGCGAAGTACAAAATAGAGGCGTACAATTTCAAAAATGTCTCCAACAAGAACCCAGCATTGTTGATGATGATTCATTTAGCATTCAATCTTACGAATACGTAAGAACAATGGATGTTGGCTGCGAAtgtaaagtagaaagaaagcaCGACGAATTAGACGGAACcaata ATCGATCTTTAGATCGTCAGGAAGAATTGGATTACGAAGATCATTCGAATATATCGttcgattcatttttaaatattctgaCAAAGTTAATAACTCGTAATGAAACAACTGATTATTTAGAGAATATAAACATTACCGAACCAATTTACTCTATCAAGCCTAAATGTGGAGACTTATGTGAAGATCCTACGAGTAGCATGTCGTCGAAGAAAGATAAGTGCATTGATTGTACTTGCGAGTTTGATTCCCAAGTCATGTCTcccaataaaattgaaataataaacgaacaaTCATATTCGgttgaaaattttgaaagtatGAGTATGGAAATTGGTTCGAAGAAGGATGTTGGTACATCCACGTATTCGATTTCTGTATTCAGCCAAATTACTTCTACgttacaaataaaatcaacGAAAAGTCAAAAGTTATCTTGTTCGACTCAATGCGATATCGGGCCTGAGTGCAAATGGTCTTTCAATACCGGTAGTCAAGCAACGTCTGTATCTGATACgcagaaaagaataaagaaacggGATCATAGTAACTCAGAAGAG TTTTGCCCGTGCAAATGCGGATACTTTTTAGAAGGCGAATCTACTTGTTCCTGTGAATGTATACGATATTCGAATTCACCGTGTATAGCTCcaagtgatttaaaaaaagttaaaaaaaagacaaagcgCACAATTAGTCCTACAAGTGATCTTAAAAT ACCAGACCAGAAGAGCTCTGGATCAAATAAGCCTACAAAATCGGAAAAGAGTAATTACGAAATCAATTGTCAATTTTGTAGCTGCAATGAATACTCAAGTGTAAACATTCCGATAGATCCAATAGTGAAACGAATGAATAACATAATTGATGGTCAAGATACGATATCCGATTCACAGGGAAAATGTGAGAGCAATTGCAAACATTCAAAGGATGATAAGCAACTTGACTTGGAAGAAGAAGCGCGAAAATTGCAACAGAAAATCGAatcttataaaaaagagaacgaatatTATCGTGAATTAATACAAGCTTGTAGTAGCTGTCAGAAGAACACAGAAATATTGTCCTGTCCTCCACCAATTAGGGCAACGTATTCcg GACTCGCAACTGCAATCGAGATCTTACAAAGTAAGTGCCGAAGCAAAGACAGCATGATAGCCATTTTAGCAGAAGGATTACGTGGTGTTGTCAATTATGCTCAAATAGCCAAAAATTTAGCCGCACCCTGTCTCGAATATACGTATTGGGATTTTGATCGGTCTGCCctttatacgtatttacgtaaaaCCATGAGCAAACTTTCTGTG gaaaaaagaataaattcgaCATTATCGTCAAATGAAACGGTGAAAGAACACGACAAAGCTTTTCTTGATTCGTCTTGCGACGACACTGTACCACCATCACCGACAGATTTCAAAGTCGTACAAGAATTCTGCAAATGTCTTTTACTCTCGTGGAAGATACCCGAAAATCTTGAAAATGTTGCTGGTTATCGGATTTACGTCAATGGGTAA
- the LOC124949940 gene encoding U6 snRNA-associated Sm-like protein LSm1 has translation MNVVPGTASLLGELDKKLMVLLRDGRTLIGYLRSVDQFANIVLHRTIERIHVGKEYGDIPRGIFIVRGENVVLLGEIDREKEKDLPLTEVSVDDILDAQRREQELKQDQKRLMNKALKERGLSYIPDLGHDDMF, from the exons ATGAACGTCGTTCCAGGAACAGCTTCCTTATTAGGAGAACTTGACA AAAAACTAATGGTTTTATTGAGAGACGGTAGAACATTAATTGGATATCTCAGAAGCGTCGATCAATTTGCTAATATAGTACTCCATCGTACCATTGAAAGAATTCATGTTGGTAAAGAATATGGGGATATTCCAAGAGGCATATTTATTGTCAGAGGAGAGAATGTTGTCCTACTAGGAGAAATA gatagggaaaaagaaaaagatttaccGTTAACGGAAGTATCAGTGGATGATATTCTAGATGCACAAAGAAGAGAACAAGAATTGAAACAAGATCAAAAGCGTTTGATGAACAAGGCTTTGAAAGAGCGTGGTCTTTCATATATTCCAGATTTGGGTCATGATGATATGTTCTGA
- the LOC124949941 gene encoding uncharacterized protein LOC124949941 isoform X2, translating into MENDSKTFKTENKCDESRKDNSSYWKRMMRGYEKRNASLERRRAALIERVHFMECALPSLLMSAAVVSTNRSEQQSPKVSCHDGTSDRSSRKT; encoded by the exons ATGGAAAACGATTCGAAGACTTTCAAAACAGAGAATAAATGCGACGAAAGTAGAAAAGACAACTCGAGCTATTGGAAGCGTATGATGAGGGGTTACGAGAAGAGGAACGCCTCGTTAGAGAGACGTCGTGCAGCTCTCATTGAGAGGGTTCATTTTATGGAGTGTGCATTGCCGTCGTTGTTAATGAGCGCTGCTGTTGTCAGTACTAACAGATCCGAACAACAGTCTCCAAAAGTTTCTTGTCACGATGGAACGTCTGACAg aTCGTCACGTAAAACGTAA
- the LOC124949933 gene encoding uncharacterized protein LOC124949933 isoform X2, whose translation MKFDELMSNTNDCQVQQEGNIFEESDKVDGSISVRIISRPETETQYIVDDLLLNLIRQITSYILETSQKQQEELESEKKEVSLCRRTKKACSLYSDCLKPRSITTTDEEYSEVQNRGVQFQKCLQQEPSIVDDDSFSIQSYEYVRTMDVGCECKVERKHDELDGTNNRSLDRQEELDYEDHSNISFDSFLNILTKLITRNETTDYLENINITEPIYSIKPKCGDLCEDPTSSMSSKKDKCIDCTCEFDSQVMSPNKIEIINEQSYSVENFESMSMEIGSKKDVGTSTYSISVFSQITSTLQIKSTKSQKLSCSTQCDIGPECKWSFNTGSQATSVSDTQKRIKKRDHSNSEEFCPCKCGYFLEGESTCSCECIRYSNSPCIAPSDLKKVKKKTKRTISPTSDLKIPDQKSSGSNKPTKSEKSNYEINCQFCSCNEYSSVNIPIDPIVKRMNNIIDGQDTISDSQGKCESNCKHSKDDKQLDLEEEARKLQQKIESYKKENEYYRELIQACSSCQKNTEILSCPPPIRATYSGLATAIEILQSKCRSKDSMIAILAEGLRGVVNYAQIAKNLAAPCLEYTYWDFDRSALYTYLRKTMSKLSVEKRINSTLSSNETVKEHDKAFLDSSCDDTVPPSPTDFKVVQEFCKCLLLSWKIPENLENVAGYRIYVNG comes from the exons ATGAAGTTTGACGAACTTATGTCGAATACGAATGATTGTCAAGTGCAGCAAGAAGGCAACATCTTCGAGGAAAGTGATAAAGTGGATGGTAGTATTTCTGTTCGAATAATATCAAGACCAGAAACTGAAACTCAATACATTGTTGATGATCTTCTTTTAAATCTCATTCGACAGATA ACATCCTACATATTAGAGACTTCGCAGAAGCAACAAGAAGAATTGGAgtctgaaaagaaagaagtatcaTTATgtagaagaacgaaaaaag CATGCTCGTTATATTCTGATTGTTTAAAACCTCGATCAATAACAACTACCGATGAGGAATACAGCGAAGTACAAAATAGAGGCGTACAATTTCAAAAATGTCTCCAACAAGAACCCAGCATTGTTGATGATGATTCATTTAGCATTCAATCTTACGAATACGTAAGAACAATGGATGTTGGCTGCGAAtgtaaagtagaaagaaagcaCGACGAATTAGACGGAACcaata ATCGATCTTTAGATCGTCAGGAAGAATTGGATTACGAAGATCATTCGAATATATCGttcgattcatttttaaatattctgaCAAAGTTAATAACTCGTAATGAAACAACTGATTATTTAGAGAATATAAACATTACCGAACCAATTTACTCTATCAAGCCTAAATGTGGAGACTTATGTGAAGATCCTACGAGTAGCATGTCGTCGAAGAAAGATAAGTGCATTGATTGTACTTGCGAGTTTGATTCCCAAGTCATGTCTcccaataaaattgaaataataaacgaacaaTCATATTCGgttgaaaattttgaaagtatGAGTATGGAAATTGGTTCGAAGAAGGATGTTGGTACATCCACGTATTCGATTTCTGTATTCAGCCAAATTACTTCTACgttacaaataaaatcaacGAAAAGTCAAAAGTTATCTTGTTCGACTCAATGCGATATCGGGCCTGAGTGCAAATGGTCTTTCAATACCGGTAGTCAAGCAACGTCTGTATCTGATACgcagaaaagaataaagaaacggGATCATAGTAACTCAGAAGAG TTTTGCCCGTGCAAATGCGGATACTTTTTAGAAGGCGAATCTACTTGTTCCTGTGAATGTATACGATATTCGAATTCACCGTGTATAGCTCcaagtgatttaaaaaaagttaaaaaaaagacaaagcgCACAATTAGTCCTACAAGTGATCTTAAAAT ACCAGACCAGAAGAGCTCTGGATCAAATAAGCCTACAAAATCGGAAAAGAGTAATTACGAAATCAATTGTCAATTTTGTAGCTGCAATGAATACTCAAGTGTAAACATTCCGATAGATCCAATAGTGAAACGAATGAATAACATAATTGATGGTCAAGATACGATATCCGATTCACAGGGAAAATGTGAGAGCAATTGCAAACATTCAAAGGATGATAAGCAACTTGACTTGGAAGAAGAAGCGCGAAAATTGCAACAGAAAATCGAatcttataaaaaagagaacgaatatTATCGTGAATTAATACAAGCTTGTAGTAGCTGTCAGAAGAACACAGAAATATTGTCCTGTCCTCCACCAATTAGGGCAACGTATTCcg GACTCGCAACTGCAATCGAGATCTTACAAAGTAAGTGCCGAAGCAAAGACAGCATGATAGCCATTTTAGCAGAAGGATTACGTGGTGTTGTCAATTATGCTCAAATAGCCAAAAATTTAGCCGCACCCTGTCTCGAATATACGTATTGGGATTTTGATCGGTCTGCCctttatacgtatttacgtaaaaCCATGAGCAAACTTTCTGTG gaaaaaagaataaattcgaCATTATCGTCAAATGAAACGGTGAAAGAACACGACAAAGCTTTTCTTGATTCGTCTTGCGACGACACTGTACCACCATCACCGACAGATTTCAAAGTCGTACAAGAATTCTGCAAATGTCTTTTACTCTCGTGGAAGATACCCGAAAATCTTGAAAATGTTGCTGGTTATCGGATTTACGTCAATGGGTAA
- the LOC124949941 gene encoding uncharacterized protein LOC124949941 isoform X1: MENDSKTFKTENKCDESRKDNSSYWKRMMRGYEKRNASLERRRAALIERVHFMECALPSLLMSAAVVSTNRSEQQSPKVSCHDGTSDRYLIITDRHVKRKSKDTQRYE; the protein is encoded by the exons ATGGAAAACGATTCGAAGACTTTCAAAACAGAGAATAAATGCGACGAAAGTAGAAAAGACAACTCGAGCTATTGGAAGCGTATGATGAGGGGTTACGAGAAGAGGAACGCCTCGTTAGAGAGACGTCGTGCAGCTCTCATTGAGAGGGTTCATTTTATGGAGTGTGCATTGCCGTCGTTGTTAATGAGCGCTGCTGTTGTCAGTACTAACAGATCCGAACAACAGTCTCCAAAAGTTTCTTGTCACGATGGAACGTCTGACAg atatttaataattacagaTCGTCACGTAAAACGTAAATCGAAGGATACTCAaagatacgaataa
- the LOC124949936 gene encoding uncharacterized protein LOC124949936 isoform X2 produces MENNDRMLYNTTPPPLRTNFSCFGRAMGFYADIEADCKVYHTCDDHGNKFSYRCPEETAFRQDALICDHARLVDCRATTYDDKKSLRGSRSEEESLGLSVPSFFNVPPPLDNSNDHHSFSRSFQVIQPPDKSLTDKAQPGFVFSASVFLRNQKDHDSHRKSMNAQETEFILDPSRCNRNEEHKTTGFNSNNQVSHFSSTPRPFSHGPYPKEDPNRFSSFTRSDLGTKNLHGRTFVNVPMISRKTQPPRKDLFHTTTTTTTTTTTTNVFSLSTKLPTNDITRVNSNTYNNRDYPYFETLRSIQANAMSTTTPRTTIATTEIPVHALTMSLKPLVPNELEYDPYYPRTPASTEAYYTDSHLSKDSESFRFTTQPPWSGIHFEIPAVLPDLNTLEDLVDRRKLFYIPRVTRH; encoded by the exons ATGGAAAACAACGATAGGATGTTATAC AATACGACACCTCCGCCATTGAGAACAAATTTCTCATGTTTCGGTAGAGCAATGGGATTCTATGCGGACATTGAGGCAGACTGCAAGGTCTATCATACGTGCGACGATCATGGTAACAAGTTCAGCTATCGTTGCCCGGAAGAAACAGCCTTCCGACAGGATGCCTTGATTTGTGATCACGCGAGACTCGTCGATTGTCGTGCTACTACTTACGACGATAAAAAGTCGCTTCGTGGAAGTAGAAGCGAAGAGGAGAGCTTAGGCTTGAGCGTACCTTCGTTCTTCAATGTTCCACCGCCGTTGGATAATTCGAACGATCATCATTCCTTTTCTAGATCCTTCCAGGTGATCCAACCTCCCGATAAATCACTGACCGATAAGGCACAACCCGGCTTTGTTTTCAGTGCCAGTGTTTTCTTGAGAAATCAGAAAGATCACGATTCCCATAGGAAATCAATGAACGCTCAGGAGActgaatttattttagatcCATCTCGATGCAATCGCAATGAAGAACACAAAACGACAGGGTTCAATTCGAATAACCAGGTCTCACACTTTTCTTCGACTCCTCGCCCATTTTCTCATGGTCCTTATCCCAAAGAAGACCCCAATCGATTTTCCAGTTTCACGAGGTCAGATTTAGGAACGAAGAATTTACATGGTCGAACGTTCGTCAATGTGCCAATGATTTCCAGAAAAACTCAGCCACCTCGAAAGGATCTTTTCcataccactactactactactactactactactactaccaacGTTTTCTCTTTAAGCACGAAATTACCAACGAACGATATTACTAGGGTCAACTCGAACACTTACAACAATAGAGATTATCCTTATTTTGAAACGCTCAGATCGATCCAGGCCAATGCTATGAGCACGACTACGCCAAGAACAACGATAGCCACCACAGAAATTCCTGTTCATGCTCTTACTATGTCTTTGAAGCCTTTAGTACCCAATGAACTGGAATATGATCCCTATTATCCAAGGACACCTGCGTCTACAGAAGCTTATTACACCGATAGTCACCTCAGCAAAGATTCCGAATCCTTTCGGTTTACGACGCAACCACCTTGGTCAGGTATCCACTTTGAAATACCAGCTGTTTTACCTGATCTCAACACCTTAGAGGATCTCGTAGATCGtcgaaaattattctatattccCCGTGTTACCAGACATTGA